A window from Urocitellus parryii isolate mUroPar1 chromosome 1, mUroPar1.hap1, whole genome shotgun sequence encodes these proteins:
- the Scgb3a2 gene encoding secretoglobin family 3A member 2, with protein MKLVTIFLLVTISLCSYPAAAFLINSVPLPVDKVLPLPLDNVLSFMDPLKMLLKTLGISVEHLVEGLRKCVDELGPEASEAVKKLLEALSHLV; from the exons ATGAAGCTGGTAACCATCTTTCTGCTGGTGACCATCAGCCTTTGTAGTTACCCTG CTGCTGCCTTTCTCATCAACAGTGTGCCCCTTCCTGTTGACAAAGTGTTACCTTTGCCTCTGGACAATGTTCTTTCCTTCATGGATCCATTAAAGATGCTTCTGAAAACTCTGGGCATTTCTGTGGAGCACCTTGTAGAAGGGCTGAGGAAGTGTGTGGATGAACTGGGACCGGAAGCTTCTGAAGCTGTGAAGAAACTGCTG GAGGCCCTGTCTCACTTGGTGTGA